The proteins below come from a single Polymorphobacter fuscus genomic window:
- a CDS encoding aldo/keto reductase — MQTRKLGTQGLTVSALGLGCMGMAGTAGQTAMYGTVDRGEAIATLHRALELGVNFLDTAEVYGPFRNEELLAEGLRGRRDQAIIATKFGFDIADGKVAGVNSRPENVRAVADASLKRLGTDHIDLFYQHRVDPAVPIEDTVGAMADLVHAGKVRFLGLSEAGPATLARAHKVHPISALQSEWSLWERGVEADIVPLCAELGIGFVPYSPLGRGFLTGQQPRAEDLPDSDYRSKDPRYQGANYDANMAAVAIVKGIAAAHGATAAQVALAWLLHKGPGVVPIPGSKRRVTLEDNAGAAALALTAADMAALDAALPPGTTAGDRYGSKFMMSMVRL; from the coding sequence ATGCAAACACGCAAGCTCGGCACCCAGGGCCTCACCGTGTCCGCCCTCGGCCTTGGCTGCATGGGCATGGCGGGCACCGCCGGCCAGACCGCGATGTACGGCACCGTCGACCGCGGGGAGGCCATCGCCACCCTCCACCGCGCCCTCGAACTGGGCGTCAATTTCCTCGATACCGCCGAAGTCTATGGCCCGTTCCGGAACGAGGAACTGCTTGCCGAAGGCCTGCGCGGGCGCCGCGACCAGGCGATCATCGCCACCAAATTCGGCTTCGACATCGCCGACGGCAAGGTCGCCGGCGTCAATTCCCGCCCCGAAAACGTCCGCGCCGTCGCCGATGCCAGCCTGAAACGGCTGGGCACCGACCATATCGACCTGTTCTACCAGCACCGCGTCGACCCGGCCGTCCCCATCGAGGACACCGTCGGCGCCATGGCCGACCTCGTCCACGCCGGCAAGGTCCGCTTCCTCGGCCTGTCCGAAGCCGGGCCGGCAACACTCGCCCGCGCCCACAAGGTCCATCCGATCAGCGCGCTGCAAAGCGAATGGTCGCTGTGGGAACGCGGTGTGGAGGCCGATATCGTGCCGCTGTGCGCCGAACTCGGCATCGGCTTCGTGCCCTATTCGCCGCTCGGCCGCGGTTTCCTCACCGGGCAGCAGCCGCGCGCCGAAGACCTGCCGGACAGCGATTACCGGTCGAAGGACCCGCGCTACCAGGGCGCCAATTACGACGCCAACATGGCCGCCGTCGCCATCGTCAAGGGCATCGCCGCCGCCCATGGCGCCACCGCCGCGCAGGTCGCGCTCGCCTGGCTGCTCCACAAGGGTCCGGGTGTCGTCCCCATCCCGGGCTCGAAACGCCGCGTCACGCTGGAAGACAATGCCGGCGCCGCGGCGCTCGCCCTCACCGCCGCCG